Proteins encoded in a region of the Gallalistipes aquisgranensis genome:
- the nqrF gene encoding NADH:ubiquinone reductase (Na(+)-transporting) subunit F: MGLSIIIAIVAFMAVTLVLVGLLLYAKNKLTPSGEVQIDINDAEKVLTVEPGSSLLSTLGNNGIFLPSACGGGGSCGMCRVQVLEGGGDILPTEVNFFTRRQQQEKWRLGCQVKVKENLKIHVPEAVLGVKKWECEVVSNHNVATFIKEFVVKLPEGERLNFRSGGYIQIDVPKYDEIKFSDFDIDPQYREDWDKMKMWGLVTKNPEPTFRAYSMANHPAEGNIIMLNIRIATPPWNRAAGTFENVNPGICSSYIFSLKPGDKITISGPYGEFFVKDTPNEKMFIGGGAGMAPMRSHIFHLFKTEKTDKPVTFWYGARSRREIFYEEQFEEIEKQFPNFKFHIALSEPKPEDNWTGYVGFIHQVIFDNYLKNHEAPEDIEYYLCGPPMMTAAVCKMLDSLGVPPENIMYDNFGA; encoded by the coding sequence ATGGGATTATCAATTATTATAGCCATTGTGGCATTTATGGCGGTCACATTGGTGCTGGTAGGTCTGTTGCTGTACGCCAAAAACAAACTGACTCCGTCGGGTGAAGTGCAGATCGACATCAACGATGCGGAAAAAGTGCTGACGGTGGAGCCAGGCAGTTCCCTGCTTTCGACTTTGGGTAATAACGGGATTTTTCTTCCTTCGGCTTGTGGCGGAGGCGGTTCGTGCGGAATGTGCCGGGTGCAGGTGCTCGAAGGGGGAGGGGATATTCTGCCTACCGAAGTGAATTTCTTTACCCGGCGTCAGCAGCAGGAAAAGTGGCGTCTGGGTTGCCAGGTGAAGGTCAAGGAGAATTTGAAAATTCATGTTCCCGAGGCTGTGCTGGGGGTGAAAAAATGGGAATGTGAAGTGGTTTCGAATCATAATGTGGCAACGTTCATCAAGGAATTTGTGGTGAAACTTCCTGAGGGAGAACGCCTCAATTTCCGTTCGGGCGGTTATATCCAAATCGACGTGCCTAAATATGACGAGATCAAATTCAGCGATTTCGATATTGATCCCCAGTATCGGGAGGATTGGGACAAGATGAAGATGTGGGGACTGGTAACCAAAAATCCGGAACCTACTTTCCGTGCCTATTCCATGGCTAACCATCCGGCTGAAGGGAATATCATCATGCTGAATATCCGTATTGCTACTCCGCCCTGGAACCGGGCAGCCGGAACGTTTGAGAATGTCAATCCGGGAATATGCTCGTCCTATATCTTTTCATTGAAACCGGGAGATAAAATTACCATATCCGGTCCTTACGGCGAATTCTTCGTGAAGGATACTCCCAATGAGAAGATGTTTATCGGCGGCGGTGCGGGTATGGCTCCCATGCGTTCGCATATCTTCCACCTGTTCAAGACGGAAAAGACTGACAAGCCGGTAACTTTCTGGTACGGTGCGCGAAGCCGGCGCGAGATTTTCTATGAAGAGCAGTTCGAGGAGATCGAAAAGCAGTTCCCGAATTTCAAATTCCATATCGCGCTTTCGGAGCCGAAACCCGAAGATAATTGGACGGGTTATGTCGGATTCATTCATCAGGTGATTTTCGACAATTATCTCAAAAATCACGAGGCACCGGAGGATATAGAATACTATCTGTGCGGTCCTCCCATGATGACTGCTGCTGTCTGCAAGATGTTGGACAGTCTCGGAGTTCCCCCCGAAAACATTATGTACGACAATTTCGGTGCATAA
- the nqrC gene encoding NADH:ubiquinone reductase (Na(+)-transporting) subunit C — translation MNKNSNTYIIGYSAIMVIVVASVLSFASLSLQKRQNENVKIEKMNDILRSIGEGEDADKAPDKAKYVIGEYEKYIVDSYAVNTKGEKVNGADAFSLLINLKAEYDKPDSERVLPIFVSRSDEGVVHYILPVWGAGLWGPVWGYVALDADWNTIYGVVFDHKSETPGLGAEITTMAFRGQFEQKKIYEESRMVAISVLKGAGASAGNIHAVDAISGGTITSRGVEKMLKDCLTDYSAYMDKERAALSEPQTAVPAEIAGDAMPVDSLTINK, via the coding sequence ATGAACAAGAACAGCAATACTTATATTATAGGTTACTCGGCGATTATGGTGATCGTCGTTGCTTCGGTGCTCTCTTTCGCGTCGCTTTCGTTGCAGAAACGTCAGAATGAAAATGTAAAGATCGAGAAAATGAATGACATTCTCCGATCGATCGGCGAAGGGGAAGATGCCGACAAGGCTCCCGACAAAGCGAAGTACGTGATAGGCGAGTACGAGAAATATATCGTGGACAGCTATGCCGTGAATACGAAGGGAGAAAAAGTGAATGGAGCCGATGCATTCAGCTTGTTGATTAATCTGAAGGCAGAATACGACAAGCCCGATTCAGAGCGGGTGTTACCCATTTTCGTAAGTCGTAGCGATGAAGGTGTCGTCCATTACATATTGCCTGTCTGGGGTGCCGGTTTGTGGGGACCCGTCTGGGGATATGTGGCGCTCGATGCGGACTGGAATACGATCTACGGGGTCGTTTTCGATCATAAGAGCGAGACGCCGGGGCTGGGCGCAGAAATTACCACGATGGCGTTTCGCGGTCAGTTCGAACAGAAAAAAATCTATGAAGAATCCCGTATGGTGGCCATTTCGGTGCTGAAGGGTGCAGGAGCTTCTGCCGGAAACATTCATGCCGTAGATGCCATATCGGGAGGAACGATTACCAGTCGGGGTGTCGAAAAGATGTTGAAGGACTGTCTGACCGATTATTCCGCATATATGGATAAAGAGCGGGCCGCCTTGTCGGAACCTCAGACTGCTGTTCCGGCGGAAATTGCCGGGGATGCGATGCCTGTCGATTCGTTAACCATTAACAAGTAA
- a CDS encoding NADH:ubiquinone reductase (Na(+)-transporting) subunit D yields MSEKEKEPMFSAKIWKLLTSPFNQSNPITVQILGICSALAVTAKLKPAFVMALSVIVVTAFSSLIISMIRKSIPSRIRIIVQLVVVAALVILVDQVLKAYVYDVSKQLSVFVGLIITNCIIMGRIEAFALGNKPWASFVDGAGNGLGYGLILIILGFFRELLGAGTLWGYQIIPDSWYIGNGGFYSNNGLMLLPPMALICVGIIIWVQRSRNKSLIEK; encoded by the coding sequence ATGAGCGAAAAAGAAAAAGAACCGATGTTTTCGGCAAAGATATGGAAGCTCCTGACTTCCCCCTTTAATCAAAGCAACCCGATCACGGTACAGATTCTGGGTATCTGTTCGGCGTTGGCTGTGACGGCGAAACTGAAACCTGCTTTTGTAATGGCTCTTTCGGTGATCGTGGTGACTGCGTTTTCGAGTCTGATCATTTCGATGATCCGGAAGTCGATTCCTTCGCGTATTCGGATCATCGTGCAGCTGGTCGTGGTGGCCGCGTTGGTAATTCTGGTCGATCAGGTGCTGAAGGCTTATGTGTACGATGTAAGCAAGCAGCTGTCTGTGTTCGTGGGATTGATTATTACCAACTGTATCATCATGGGGCGTATCGAGGCGTTCGCGCTCGGGAATAAACCCTGGGCTTCGTTCGTAGACGGTGCAGGTAATGGATTAGGCTATGGGCTGATTCTGATTATTCTCGGATTTTTCCGCGAATTGCTGGGGGCCGGTACCTTGTGGGGGTATCAGATTATTCCCGATTCCTGGTATATCGGAAATGGCGGATTTTATTCTAATAATGGGTTGATGTTATTGCCTCCGATGGCATTGATTTGCGTGGGGATCATTATTTGGGTACAGCGGAGCCGCAATAAAAGTCTGATTGAAAAATAG
- a CDS encoding NAD(P)H-hydrate dehydratase has protein sequence MKILTGKQIREADRYTIEHEPVGSQELMERASEVIAQWICNHIGQETPLFFFIGKGNNGGDGLAVARMLYHAGYSCYVYLIYGKELLSAECRFNLERLPEGVCRQEGGIVQELDIPGDAVVIDAILGTGVTGPLKDPVLSVVEMINFLPNRVVSIDLPSGLGTEFGNDGRLTVMAETTLTLEFPKLAMLMPEAGEACGRIEVLAIDLDARYMDAAPSPYYYVTEEVVRAQLLSRPKFGHKGTFGHVLLVCGSEGMMGAGILAAAAALRSGCGLVTLHLPIAERMAVQVSSPSALLSLDPGTCFSVLPRDLTRYASIGIGCGMGQAEETVAAFETLLRTYSRPVVLDADALNILASNPRLREYVPEESILTPHPGELRRLVGEWDDEEQKLELVKKLAADLRSVVVVKGAHSMICSPEGVCWFNSSGCAGLAKGGSGDVLAGLLAGLLARGYDSMAAAVVGVYIHGLAGEKCAAYYGEESMNSGDLPDFLAEAFMDIR, from the coding sequence ATGAAAATACTGACGGGAAAACAGATTCGTGAAGCGGACCGTTACACGATCGAGCATGAACCGGTCGGTTCGCAGGAGTTGATGGAACGGGCATCCGAAGTGATCGCCCAGTGGATATGCAACCATATCGGACAGGAGACGCCGCTTTTCTTTTTCATCGGGAAAGGCAATAACGGAGGAGACGGTCTGGCCGTGGCGCGTATGCTGTACCATGCAGGTTATAGCTGCTATGTCTATCTGATTTACGGAAAGGAGTTACTTTCTGCCGAATGCCGATTCAATCTGGAACGGTTACCCGAGGGGGTGTGTCGTCAGGAAGGCGGCATCGTACAGGAGCTCGATATTCCTGGAGATGCCGTTGTTATAGATGCCATTTTGGGAACCGGTGTGACCGGTCCGTTGAAAGATCCGGTACTTTCGGTCGTGGAAATGATCAATTTTTTGCCGAATCGGGTCGTATCCATCGACCTTCCTTCAGGGCTGGGAACGGAGTTCGGAAATGACGGGCGGTTAACTGTGATGGCAGAGACTACTCTTACTCTGGAATTCCCGAAATTGGCGATGTTGATGCCCGAGGCCGGAGAAGCCTGCGGCAGAATCGAAGTATTGGCGATAGATTTGGATGCCCGGTATATGGATGCGGCTCCGTCACCCTACTATTATGTGACGGAAGAGGTGGTTCGTGCCCAGCTTTTATCCCGTCCGAAGTTCGGTCACAAAGGGACTTTCGGTCATGTTTTGCTCGTATGTGGCTCGGAAGGCATGATGGGGGCGGGAATTTTGGCTGCGGCTGCGGCATTACGGTCCGGGTGCGGTCTTGTGACCCTGCATTTGCCGATAGCCGAGCGCATGGCTGTGCAGGTCAGTTCGCCTTCGGCGTTATTGAGCCTTGATCCCGGGACCTGTTTTTCCGTTTTACCAAGGGATTTGACTCGTTATGCTTCGATAGGGATCGGATGTGGAATGGGGCAGGCGGAAGAGACCGTAGCGGCTTTCGAAACTCTGCTGCGGACTTATTCTCGGCCTGTAGTGTTGGATGCAGATGCTTTGAATATATTGGCTTCCAATCCCCGGTTGCGTGAGTATGTTCCGGAAGAATCTATTCTGACGCCTCATCCGGGTGAATTGAGACGATTGGTAGGGGAGTGGGACGATGAAGAACAAAAGTTGGAGCTGGTGAAAAAATTGGCAGCCGATCTTCGTTCGGTGGTTGTGGTGAAGGGAGCCCATTCCATGATCTGTTCGCCGGAAGGAGTCTGCTGGTTTAATTCTTCGGGGTGTGCAGGTTTGGCCAAGGGCGGAAGCGGCGATGTTTTGGCCGGATTGTTGGCCGGATTGCTTGCCCGAGGATACGATTCGATGGCTGCGGCTGTAGTGGGAGTTTACATTCAT
- the nqrE gene encoding NADH:ubiquinone reductase (Na(+)-transporting) subunit E: MENILNIFVRSIFIDNMVFAFFFGMCSFIAVSKSVKTAMGLGVAVTFVMVATVPLNWLLNEYVLSGGALSWISPKLADVDLSFLSFIVFIAVIASFVQLVEMVVEKFAPALYNQLGIFLPLIAVNCAIMGGSLFMQERGYANIGEATAFGLGSGIGWWLAIVMMAAIREKIAYSNVPPALKGAGITFILTGLMGIAFMTFLGIQI, encoded by the coding sequence ATGGAAAATATACTGAATATATTCGTCCGGTCGATTTTCATCGACAATATGGTGTTCGCTTTCTTCTTCGGCATGTGTTCTTTCATCGCTGTAAGCAAGAGTGTGAAGACGGCTATGGGGCTCGGAGTTGCCGTTACTTTTGTGATGGTGGCAACGGTGCCTTTGAACTGGTTGCTCAATGAGTATGTATTGAGCGGCGGAGCGTTGAGTTGGATCAGTCCGAAATTGGCGGACGTGGATCTCAGTTTTTTGAGTTTCATCGTCTTTATTGCCGTTATTGCTTCGTTTGTTCAGCTTGTGGAGATGGTTGTGGAGAAATTCGCACCGGCCTTGTACAATCAATTGGGTATTTTCCTGCCTTTGATCGCTGTGAATTGCGCCATTATGGGCGGTTCGCTTTTCATGCAGGAGAGGGGATATGCCAATATCGGCGAAGCCACTGCTTTCGGTTTGGGTTCGGGGATCGGCTGGTGGTTGGCGATCGTTATGATGGCGGCCATTCGTGAGAAGATTGCCTATTCGAATGTTCCTCCCGCATTGAAAGGGGCCGGAATCACCTTCATTCTGACGGGGCTGATGGGAATCGCTTTTATGACTTTCCTGGGAATTCAAATCTAA